In one Capricornis sumatraensis isolate serow.1 chromosome 1, serow.2, whole genome shotgun sequence genomic region, the following are encoded:
- the RBM18 gene encoding probable RNA-binding protein 18: MEAETKTLPLENASILSEGSLQEGHRLWIGNLDPKITEYHLLRLLQKFGTVKQFDFLFHKSGALEGQPRGYCFVNFETKQEAEQAIQCLNGKLALSKKLVVRWAHAQVKRYDHNKNDKILPISLEPSSSTEPAQSNLSVTAKIKAIEAKLKMMAENPDAEYPAAPVYSYFKPPDKKRTTPYSRTAWKSRR, from the exons ATGGAAGCAGAAACCAAAACTCTTCCCCTGGAGAATGCATCCATCCTTTCAGAGGGCTCCCTACAGGAAGGGCACCGGTTATGGATTGGCAACTTGGACCCCAAAATCACAGA ATACCATCTCCTCAGGCTGCTACAGAAGTTTGGCACGGTGAAGCAGTTCGACTTCCTCTTCCACAAGTCAGGTGCTCtggagggacagcctcgagggtaCTGTTTCGTCAACTTTGAAACAAAGCAG GAAGCAGAACAGGCCATCCAGTGTCTCAACGGCAAGCTGGCCCTGTCTAAGAAGCTGGTGGTGCGCTGGGCACACGCTCAAGTAAAG AGATATGATCATAACAAGAATGATAAGATCCTTCCAATTAGTCTTGAGCCGTCCTCAAGCACTGAGCCTGCGCAGTCTAACCTAAG TGTCACTGCAAAGATCAAAGCCATCGAAGCAAAGCTGAAAATGATGGCAGAGAATCCTGATGCAGAATATCCAGCGGCACCTGTTTATTCCTACTTCAAGCCACCAGATAAAAAAAGGACTACTCCTTATTCTCGAACAGCTTGGAAATCTCGAAGATGA